TGGCCGACATCGTCTTCCAGACCATGCTCAACGACGCCATCCGCACGCCACAAAGGCCTGGGACGGGCTCGGGAGAAACAACGGGACACGACTCTGACTCCAGCGCGACCGGTTCACATCCCACGCCGGCTCCTCGGACAAGTCACTTCCCGGACCCGCCGGACAGCAGCCTACGACACGGGCTGCCGGCCGCATCTTGACACAGGGGGGCCATGAGCGGATGTTCTGAGTTGCGCCGGGATAAGCGCGTTGGGCGATGATCGAGCGCCAAGCCATCGACCGCGGCGTGTTCACCTCGGTCAAGGACCTCAACGCCAAGATTCGCCCCCAAATCGACGGCTGGAACGACCGCTCGCCTCGCTTCGTCTGGAACAAGACAGCCGGTGAGATGCTTAAGAAAGTCAACCGGATGAATACTTCGATTGGGCGGCGCTAGAATGACATAATGGGCGGCTGATGAAATCGAACACGCCTGCCATTCACGATCATAATCAGCCAAATGCAGCCGGATGATGTCGCTCGAAGGGTCGTTTTGATGTCGATGTCCATCTCCTCGAATTCACCTTGATCGCTAGTTCGCTCGAGAGCTTCCTCAAGAATCTCTGCAACAACGCTGCGCCCAAAGGACTCGTAGTCGTGAGCACCCAAGTGGTTCTCAACATATTGTTTGTCCAGCTTTTGTTCCATTTTGGTCTCCATCGCTTTCAATTGACACCGGGAACCCAATGAGGGCTCCTCCGGCTAGAATCGGTCTCCCAGGAGTGGCGCTCCGGCAGGATGGTCGGACACCCCCGCATTTTCACGGTCCTCGCTTAGTCCGTAGGTGTCAACGCCTTCACGTGGTTGCGGCGGCTGCGGACTGTCTTGGTTCAGACCACCTCTCTCGCGCGCCTCGAATGACTGGGAGAGAGCAAGATTGCTCTTGCACCTGACAGGTCCGCGCCATGGCAATCGAGCGAACGTGGCGCTTCTCGAGCACAGACGCTGCAAGACCTGCGCGCTGCGCACAGGAAGGAACATCGGGCGTGGGAAGCGCGTGCAGACGAGCGCGATAGCCTTCAGGCTCAGTACGACATTGACCTCGCGGCATGGCGAGCAGAGTGCCGGCTGCGAAGCAGCTTTACTGGACTAGTGGACGTCGGACCCCCGGCACGCGCTGATCGCGGCTTCAAAGCAGGTGCAGACTGGTCTGCTCGTGGCGTGTTGTTCGTGCTCGGACAGCTGTGGATCGCGGTACATGCGACTCACCATGCGCCGCGAACGCAACCAGGTGGCGCCGGCGACCACGAACGCGGCGGTATGACTGTGACTTAAGAGGCGGTGTTGGTCACCGGTCATGATCGATGTCATCTGTGCACTGGTCCGTCCCCGCGGAACCTGCACGCTCAACGGGCAGTGACCTAGGGTCCAACCATGGACGCCACCGTCATCGTCGCCGCTATGGGATTGGCGGCCACCCTCCTAGCGACTTGGTTGACCGCACGCTCGCAACGACGCGTAGACCGTGAGGGTCGGATTCTTGACGCAAAGGTGCGCACTTACGGCGAATGCTCGGAGAGCCTCTATGAATATGCACGCGCCACCTACAACCGGTCGAAAGCTCGGATCGCAGCACAACCTGATCGAGACGAAGAAGGGCCCCGACAAGAAGCCTATCGAGCCAATGCGAGGGCACGGTCAGCCATAGGCCAGGTTTTGATACTGACCAAGAACCAAGAACTAGAGGAAGAGTTGACGCGAGCTCGACGCCAGATCGGACAGTTGAACCGGGCTCCGAACCACGACGATCTCAGGAGCCGGCAAGAAGTCGCTTATCAGACCATAAAGCGAGCACTCGACATGGCGAGATCTGACTTGGTGACCTGATGCCTCTCACTCCTGTAACAGCGCGGTGCTCCACCCGAGAAAGGGCGCACTGGGATGAGTCCTTGAAGATGTTGCGAGGGCCAGCGGAGCTTGGCTTGCCTGCGGGTAAGCGGCCGCGGATTGGACTCCCGGTAGACGTGGGTGGGCGAAGCAACGGCGTCGCCTGAAGTGGATGCCAATCGCTCACCCATTCGCGGCGGATAGACGCACCTCGGTCAGACGAGGGACCTCTGACAGGCGACGTGCGGAGCCGTTCGGCCATTGGGTCTGATCCGTGGTTTCGTTCCTTGAATCAAACGTCAGCCGTGCTGGTCAACCTGCGGCCGCCACGGCTCGTGCTCGTGCGACAGCCAGACCTCCTCAGGGTCGAGCGCGCGGACCAGCCGCTGGCCTTCGGTGCGTGGCTCGTCGAGTTCGGCGTGGAAGACTGCCGTGTCGCCGCAGACGACGACGGATTGCCCGCCCGCCTCGACGACGACCACCTGCGAGCCTCGCGTGTGTCCTGGCGTCGGGACGAGCCGGATCCCCGGCAGCAGCTCGAGCTCGCCGTCGACGGGTACGTACTGCACGCCTGGCGCGTCGACCCACTCGCGGATCGTGTAATCGTCCTCGCTGCGTGCGTCGTCGAGCTCGATGCGCTGGACGTAGATCGGCTTGCCCGTGAAGAGGTGGTTGCCGCCGCAGTGGTCGAAGTGCAGGTGCGTATTGACCACGATGTCGATGCCGGCCAGGTCGAAGTCGGCCTGCGCGCGCAGTGGAATCAGGCGTGGATCCATGTCGGCCACCGCCGGGTGTAGCTGCGTCAGCCCGGTGTCGACAAGCACGCGCGCGTCGGGATGGTCGATGACGTGCACGTAGACCGGCATTCGCTCGCCCTCGGCGAGCAACTCGGCCACGAGAATTGGGGTGACGGTCGGCGGCGAGCCCTCGCTTCCCACCCCCTCCCCTCTCCGGGGTCGTAGGTCACGCATCGCGGACAGCTTGTGCATTTGTCTTGTATCCGCGGCGGTCGCAATAGCCGATGGTCATGAACGGAGCCATGCTCGCTCGTTTCTCTTGATGTTGTTGCACCGCTGGGCGCGGCCGCTAGCACTACGACTTCACAGTCGCACAGAAGTCATCGGTCGAGGAGGGCGGGCGTGGAGTCCGTCCTAGGGGCCGATCCGGCGAGGACGCAGATCGCGTCGGTCGCGCTTGTCGGGGACGTCACGAGGCTGCGCCTGCCTACAGCGCGGCCGACTCACACCCGCTCATCGACACTTCGGATCAGCCACTTCCCGGACCCGCGAAAACGACGCTACGCCGCCCACCAGCCAGCCGGAAGACCCTCACTCGAACCGCGCCTTGACCCAGAGGGCTGCCAGATCCGTGCATTGCCGCGTCGGCGGGGCCGCGGGTGACGCCCACCGACCCGCCCCCGAATGCGGCACGGCAGCCCCGCTCGGCCGAGCCCGGCTCGCTGATCCAATTTGGGGCATGACACCGGGCGCCCCGTAGACCAGCATGGCCGGAGCGCCGGATCGTGCCCGGCACGGCGAGGAGGGATCGTGGCAACCGTTCACTTCCGGCAGTCGAGCCCCGTGTGGCAGGGCGCCGGCACCGCGGCGTGGAACATGGTCGTGGGCGACCGGGACAACTTCTGGGGCTTCTCGGCCCGCCCCTTCCAGGCCAACGACACGGTCGTGCTCGAGAAGGTGTCGGCCAACTCGGACAACAACCTCAATCAGTCAACGGACATCGTGATCACGATGATCCCCGGCGTCGGCGGCGGCGGGCTGGTCCGGTTGGCGGCCGGGGCGGTGTCACCGTGAGGCTGCACGTGCTGTACGACGGCGAGGGCCGCATCGTCGCGGCCGCGCCGTCCGACGTGGCTGACGGGGAGCTGGTCGTCCGGCCGGTGGCGACCGAGCCCGGTCACGAGGCCGGCGAGCTGGAGGTGCCCTCCGAGCTGGAAGGCGCGGCCCTCGCCGACATCTGCGAACGCTCTCGGGTCGACGTCGCCCAACGCCGCATGGTGGTCCGCGACGCGACAGCCGGTTAGCGCGCCGGGACGGCCGTCACGTACACCTGCACCCTGCCGACCACCTTGACGGGGGTGCGGCGGGTCACCGCGACCTCCATCCCGGTCGCCGAGTGCCGCCGGGTGCGGCACCGGATCGGCTCGGAAGCGCGGCGGCCCCGGCGGGGAATCCTCCGCGGGGGCCGCGCGTTCTCGCGGGTCAGACCCGGTTTCGGGCCCTGCGTTCAGATGTCGTGGTAGCGATGTCCCGGTGCTGCTGACCTGGGTGCCGCTGTGTTCGGCCTTATGGGGTGCATCTGGTACGCACCCGGATGGTCCCACTCCGCCTGTTTCGCTCCATCGTCTTCGCACTGAGATGTCACCAGGTGTGGTTCACGATCCGGTTGCGGGAGAACAACCGAGCTGTTCGCCCCTTCCGGCGAGAGCAGGTCGAGGGTGGTCTGGCCGGTGACCCGAGTTGCGAGCGACGCCATGGGCGGGACTCGCCCGAGGGCGTTCTCGACGGAAGACACCCGCAACGCGGCTACTTGTTTCATTGACCTCAGGACCGGGTCTGGCGAGGCTCGGTCCACGCGCCCCGTTCAAGAGACGATAATTCATGTACCCGAGTCCGTTGACCGCCGTAGGCGCGCGGTCTTGACAGCCCTGCCGGCCGTGGACTTCGACGGTGTCGAGCGGCTGCGGGCTCAGGCAGCAGGCACGGGTCTTAGGCTGGCTGCGCATGTGGATGCCCGAGCCCTATGCCGGCGGCAGGCCGGACTGCCGCCGCCGCCAGGCACCCACGGTGACCACGCCAAGGGCCCAGAGCGTGAGGCCCATCCCGCCGACCAGGAAGAGCCCGTCGAGTGCGTCGGTGAACGGAATCGTGACGGCTGCGGCGGTCTGGCCGGTCCTGGCACATCCGCTCTACCTCGTCCTCCAGTTCTCGTGGATCGTCGCGGTTACGGTGCGCTGGCGCGCGGGCCGGAGCCGCGCACCGCTCCTCGGTCTGCTCCTTGGAGTCGCTGCCGCGTTCGTCGTGCTCGCAGTCGGGCTGATGGCGGTGGGCTCGGCGAGGCCGGGGCTGGTCACGGTGTCGCTGGTCCCGCTGGCCGCCGGGTGGTCGGCCCTTCACGGTCACGTGCTCGCGCGGTACCGCGCCCTGTCCTGGCTCACGGACGCGGACCAGGGGCGGATCGGGCTGCCCACGGCGCTGGCCCGGACTGCAGCGCAGGCGCTGGACGCACCAGGAGCGACCGTGTGGATGGGTAACGAGGCGGCGCTGCACGCCGTGGGCGTCTGGCCCGACACCAAAGTCGACCCCGCGCCGAGCCCGCTGCATGCTCTTCCGGACCGCGCCTGGCCGGTCCGCTCGGGCGACGAGGTCGTGGGTGCGCTCGTCGTGCCGGGAGTCACGGTTCTTACGCGCAGCGAGGAGCGGATGATGCAGGATCTGGGCGCCCAGGCGGCCCTGCTCCTGGAACGGCTCACGCTGGCGGAAGTGGTCCAGCGGGAGTGGACTGTCGGCCACCTCAAGCACCTCACGCGACGGGAGCGTGAGGTCCTCGAGCTGATGGCCCGCGGACTGACCAACGCTGCAATCTGCCAGGAGTTGCACCTGAGTGTGAAGACGGTCGAACCGCTGATCAGCACCGTCTTCGCCAAGCTCGGGTTGTACGCCGACCCGACAGTGAACCGCCGCGTGCTCGCGGCGCTGGAGTACCACCGCAGATAGAGGTCGGGGCCGGTTGGCGGACCTCCCAGCCACCGCCAGCGGCCCGTGGCCCGTTCAGCCGTCTGACCGCTCAGCGGCAAGATATGTGCGCTTCCTTCCAGCCACAACATCCATGCGTCGGTTGTACCGGCGCGTTCTTGCCAAGCGCACCCCATCACCCGGTTGAACGACCTGGTGGGCATCACATGCCCCCGGGATGTCGGCGCACTTGCTGAGATGGGGGGCGAGCTCGACGCTGAGGTTCGCTTCCAGACGTCTCGGCCCCGCCCTAGCGACGGTCTCGGTCATCCGGCAGGTGCGTCTATCTGGGTGGAAGGACGCAGCCCCCCTTCACCCCCGCACGTGGATCGCTGCTGGCGCAGAGACCGGAGCCGGTCGCCGAGCCCGGGAAACGCGTTGTTTGCCATAACAGCAAACTATCTTGTCGATTTTGGATGACGCCAGCGCATCCTCGACGACATGGATGCCTACGACGTGATTGTCATCGGTGGTGGAGCGGCCGGCCTGTCCGGCGCCACCACCCTCGCCCGGGCCCGCCGCTCGGTCCTCGTGATCGATGCCGGCGAACCCCGCAACGCACCGGCGGCGGGAGTGCACAACTACCTGAGCCGGGACGGCATGCCGCCTCGGGAGCTGCTGGGAGTCGGCTCGACGAGCTCGCGTCGTACGGCGGCAGCCGCGCCTGGGCAGCGTGGTCAAGGCAGCGGCTCAGGACGACGGCTTCACCGTGCTGCTCGAGGACGGCGCGGAGCTGCGCGCCCGGCGCCTGCTCGTCACGACCGGACTGGTCGACGAGCTGCCCGACGTGCCGGGGCTGGCCGAGCACTGGGGGTCGGCGGTGCTGCACTGCCCGTACTGCCACGGGTGGGAGGTGCGCGACCGGCCGATCGTCGTGCTGGCGACCACTCCCCTCTTCATGCACCAGGCGCTGATGTGGAGCCAGTGGACCGATGACCTGACGCTGGTCCTTCACGACCAGCCCGAGCCCGACGCCGAGCAGGGGCGGATGGCCAACCGCGGCGTACGCGTCATCAGCGGCCGGGCCGAGAAGGTCGCCGAGTCCGCCGGCCGGCTCACCGGGCTCGTCGTCGACGGCGAGGTCGTGGCGGCTGACGCCGTCGTGGTCGCGGGGTTCATGCGCGCGCGCTCCGACGTACTCACCTCCCTCGGCCTCGAGGCCGTCGACTTCAAGATGGGCGAGTACGTCGCCGCCACACACGTGCCGGCCGAGCCGACCGGTCTGACTGCGGTGCCGGGCGTCTACGTCGCCGGCAACGTGACCGACCCCGGAGCCCAGGTGATCGCCAGCGCGGCCGCAGGGTTGATGGCCGGCGCCAGCATCAACATGGAGCTGATCATGGCCGACGCTTCGCGCTGAGCAGCCGCTCGAGCCCGCCCAGGATCAGCTCGAGACCGAACTCGAACTCGTCCTCGAAGTCCCAGCCGGGTTTGAGCACGTGCTGGGTCGCGAACTCCACCAGGTGCGGGAAGACATCGGTCGGCAGCGGGTGGATCAGGCCCTCGGCCACGGCCTCGGCCGAGCGGTGGTCGTCGAACGGCAGGTTGGCCGACTGCGACGAGAATCCGTAGATGAAGCTGTCGAGCAGGGCGAAGGCGTGCCCGGTGTCGGCGATCGAGAAGCCACCCGCGCGCAGGGCGCCGATCACAGAGTCGTGGTGGGCGAGGGTGGCCGGTCCGGCGTTGGGGCGCGAGTCGACGAGGCCCACGGCCCACGGGTGCGCACGCAGCACGCGCCGCGCGGCGTGGGCACGGTCGTGCATCGAGGTGCGCCAGTCGACCTCGGGGGACGCCGTACCGAAGTCGGCGAAGATGCGGTCGACGATGGCGTCGAGCAGGTCGTCCTTGTTGGCGACGTGGTGGTAGAGCGACATCGCCTCGACGCCGACCGCCTGCCCCACCCTGCGCATGCTGAGCGCCGCGACACCGGAAGCGTCGGCCAGGTCGAACGCCGCGTCGACGATCGCGGCCCGGGTCAGCGTCTCGCGTCTCGCTGGCATGCGTCCTCCACCTCTTGACTTTCCCTTACAGCGTAAGTTCTACTACACCTTACAGCGTAAGTCACTCTTCAGGAGGCTCCCATGCCCACCATCACCCGCACCATGCGAGCGGTCACCCAGCAGCGGTACGGCGGCACCGACGAGCTGGCACTCGCCGACGTGGCGGTGCCGACTCCCGGTCCGGGCGAGGTGCTGGTGCGCGTCGAGGCGGCCGGCGTCGACCGGGGTGTCTGGCACCTGATGACCGGCCGGCCGCTCGCCGTCCGGCTGGTGATGGGCCTGCGCGGCCCGCGCAAGCCGCCAGGGATGGACCTCTGCGGCACCGTCGTCGAGCTCGGAGAAGGCGTTGCCGGCTTCACGGTGGGCGACCCGGTGCTGGGCATCGGCTCCGGCGCGTTCGCCGAGTACGCCGTCGCCCCGGCCGCCAAGCTCGTCGTACGTCCCCCGTCGCTGACCACCGCTCGCGCCGCCGCCCTACCGATCTCGGGCCTGACGGCTCTCCAGGCCGTGCGCGCCGCAGGCGTCGAGGCCGGGCAGACCGTGCTCGTGCTTGGTGCTGCCGGTGGCGTCGGGTCGTACGTCGTCCAGGTCGCCCGCCACCGGGGTGCCATCGTCACCGGGGTCTGCAGCGCGGCCAAGAAGGAGTTCGTCTCCGGACTCGGGGCCGTGCGCGTCGCGGCGTACGACGAGGAGTCGATCGGCGACCTCGGGCGGTTCGACGTCATCATCGACACCGGCGGCTCACGCCGGCTGGGCGAGCTCCGGTCGGCCCTGACTCCCCGCGGCACGCTGGTGATCGTGGGCGGTGAAGGTGGCGGCTCGTGGTTCGGCATGGGCCGTCAGGCGTGTGCCGTGGCGCTGTCGCCGTTCGTGTCGCAGCGGCTCGCCATGGTGGTCAACAGCGAGAACGCCGTGGACCTGGCCGAGCTCACCGGGTTGGTCGCCAACGGCGACGTCGTACCCCAGGTCGAGCGCACGTTCACCCTCGACGAGACTGCCGCTGCCATCGACCACCTCATCGACGGCAAGGCGGTCGGCAAGGTGGTCGTGGTGACCGGGTCGTCCGCCTGACACCGGGTCAGGACCCGGCCTCAAGCGGACGACTCGATATCAGTCGGGGTAGCGCTCCGACAGGGCATCGAGCAGCAACGCCACCAGCGCCTCGAGCTGCAGGTCGGCGGACGACGTGACCTCCTCGTCGGACCCGTCGAGCGCGCGGGCGGCGAGGCCGGCCTTGCTGTCGATGAGCTCGGCGATCTTGGTGTCGATCGTCTGCGCGGCGATGATCCGCCATGCGGTGACCGGCTCGTCCTGGCCGATGCGGTGCACCCGGTCGATGGCCTGCGTCTGCTCGGCGTCGGTCCACGACAGCTCGGCGAGCACGACGTTGGAGGCGACCTGGAGGTTCAGGCCGACGCCCGCGGCGAGGAGTGAGCAGACCACGATCGAGACGTCGGGATCGGTGAGGAACCCGTCGATGTTCTTCTGGCGGGCCTTCGGCGTCTGGTCTCCGCGGATCGACGAGTAGCCGATGCCACGCTCTGCAAACGTCGCCTCGGCGATGTCCATCACGTCGACGTGGCGAGCGAAGAAGACGACCTTGCCGACGCTTCGTGCCAGCTGGGCGGCGTAGTCGGCCGCCAGCCCGGCCTTGGCCTGGCCGATGCGACGCATCATCGCGAAAACGTTCTCGTCGGTAGACGCGGTGTCGTCGCGTTCCCAGCCGGCCACGCGTCGTACCAGCTCGTGGTCGATGCCCTCGACGGTGACGCCCGACGTACGGGCCTGGAGCGCGCCGTCGTACCGCGAGACCAGACGCTTGGTCAGCTCACGCTCGGCGTCGCGGATCGAGCGGCCGAGGGCGCCGTCGAGCTCGACGGGCAGGTCGGCGATCCGGCGGGCCGGGATGTCGGCAGCCACGTCGACCTTGCGGCGCCGGACGATGCCGAGGTCGATCACGCTCTGCCGCGCCGCGGGGTAGAAGCCCGGGTCGGCCGGCGTCAGGCCGGTCTCCTCGAGCGCGAACATCAGGTCGAGGCCCGGCGAGGTGGGCTTGATCCAGCCGAGGAACTCCCAGATGGCGCGGAAGTCCTCGATGTCGTTGATCAGCGGGGTGCCGGTCAGCGCCATCAGCAGCGGACGGGCGATCCGGGCGCGGATCTTCTCCGACAGCGCCAGCACGTTGCGCGAGCGCAGCGAGGTCTTGTTCTTGATGAAGTGCGCCTCGTCGATGACCATGCTGCGGAAGCCGAGATCACCGAGCCAGCCGACGTGTCGGTCGAGGATGTCGTAGTTGACGACCATGATGTCGGCGAAGCCGTCGACGGTGTCGCCGTCGCCGTGCACGACCGTGGCCGTGCGGCCGGGCGTCCAGAGCTCGGCCTCGTGAGCCCAATTGGCCTTCACGACGTTGGGTACGACGGCCAGCATCGGGTACGCGTCGGCAGCCTGGGCTGCCAACAGCGCCTGGGCGGTCTTGCCGAGACCGGGCTCGTCGGCGAGCAGGAACGTGCGGTGCCCGGCGGCGGCCGCGGCGACGACCTGGCCCTGGTGGTGCATCAGCTCGAGGTCGGCCGGCGCACGCAGCGACCGGGGCTCGGGCAGGTCCATGCAGGCAGTGGCGCCACCGGCGGCGCGCTCGAACGACGTGAGCAGCGGGCCGATCAGCTCCCAGGTCGCCAGCCGGCGCGGGGTCGCCTTGAGCTGGGCCTGGCGCTCGGCGGCGGAGAAGTCCTGGGTGAGGAACGGGTTGGCGAGCTGGCGCGAGATGACGGACCGGGGTACGACGCGGCGTTGCTCGACCGGAGCGGTGTCAGGCTCCTCGGCCTCTTCCTCCTCCGGCACCTCGATGCCGGCGGCCTCGAGCATCTCGACGCGCATCGCCTTGGCGGCGTCGGAGACGACGGCGTCCTCGCCCAGCAGCTCGAAGAGCGCGGGCTCGAGGGTAGCGGTCTTGGCCAGGATGATGGCGATGCCGTCGAGGCGCTGCAGCTGCTCGCTGCGGTAGTTCTCCGACGACTCGGTGTCGGCCTTCACCCGGGCACGTTCCTCACGCACCAGCAGCGCGACGACCTGGAACTTCACGTGCGACAGCCGGGTGAGGTTGTTGCGCTGGACGGCGTTCTCGACCTCGCGCGCGGCGCGGGCCAGCTGCGGGATGATGCCCTCCTGGTCGCGCGCGCGGCCGCCCTTGCGGTTGCGCGACTGGGTCCGCGTGCTGCCGGACCGGCGTTGGCTTCGTGGGGCCAAGGACTCCTCCTCAGGGCTGGCGATCAGCCGGTGGTGCACCTGCACCCGGGCCGCCGGCCGATCCGGCGCCCCGACACGTCGTACGACGCGGCAGTGAACCGGAGTCCGCTGCGCATATGCCCTGCGACCTGAAACAGGTCACCCGGGCAGCGATCGCGGCCGGGGCAGGGGTGTCGACGCACGACCAGCATAGGCGTAGGACCCGCGTCACTCGTCAATTGCCCCGATCTGCCTCCCGCGCGTCGAAGAAATGGCACGATTCCCACCGTTCAAGCAGTCGGCCGTGAGCAAGTGGCATCCACACCGTGACCGAGAGGGTCAACGTGCACACCTCCACCGTCGCGCCCTCGAGGCCGCGTCCGGTCCTCGCGATCGCCCTCTTCCTGCTGCTCACCGGCTTCACCACGATCAGCATGCTGGGGTTCTGGCGACCGGGGGGCATGTCGACCGACACCCTCAGCGTCGTCACCGGCCTGCTCTCTTCCGCCTGCTGCCTGTCGACC
This is a stretch of genomic DNA from Nocardioides sp. InS609-2. It encodes these proteins:
- a CDS encoding MBL fold metallo-hydrolase, which codes for MAELLAEGERMPVYVHVIDHPDARVLVDTGLTQLHPAVADMDPRLIPLRAQADFDLAGIDIVVNTHLHFDHCGGNHLFTGKPIYVQRIELDDARSEDDYTIREWVDAPGVQYVPVDGELELLPGIRLVPTPGHTRGSQVVVVEAGGQSVVVCGDTAVFHAELDEPRTEGQRLVRALDPEEVWLSHEHEPWRPQVDQHG
- a CDS encoding LuxR C-terminal-related transcriptional regulator yields the protein MNGIVTAAAVWPVLAHPLYLVLQFSWIVAVTVRWRAGRSRAPLLGLLLGVAAAFVVLAVGLMAVGSARPGLVTVSLVPLAAGWSALHGHVLARYRALSWLTDADQGRIGLPTALARTAAQALDAPGATVWMGNEAALHAVGVWPDTKVDPAPSPLHALPDRAWPVRSGDEVVGALVVPGVTVLTRSEERMMQDLGAQAALLLERLTLAEVVQREWTVGHLKHLTRREREVLELMARGLTNAAICQELHLSVKTVEPLISTVFAKLGLYADPTVNRRVLAALEYHRR
- a CDS encoding NAD(P)/FAD-dependent oxidoreductase; the protein is MVKAAAQDDGFTVLLEDGAELRARRLLVTTGLVDELPDVPGLAEHWGSAVLHCPYCHGWEVRDRPIVVLATTPLFMHQALMWSQWTDDLTLVLHDQPEPDAEQGRMANRGVRVISGRAEKVAESAGRLTGLVVDGEVVAADAVVVAGFMRARSDVLTSLGLEAVDFKMGEYVAATHVPAEPTGLTAVPGVYVAGNVTDPGAQVIASAAAGLMAGASINMELIMADASR
- a CDS encoding TetR/AcrR family transcriptional regulator — its product is MPARRETLTRAAIVDAAFDLADASGVAALSMRRVGQAVGVEAMSLYHHVANKDDLLDAIVDRIFADFGTASPEVDWRTSMHDRAHAARRVLRAHPWAVGLVDSRPNAGPATLAHHDSVIGALRAGGFSIADTGHAFALLDSFIYGFSSQSANLPFDDHRSAEAVAEGLIHPLPTDVFPHLVEFATQHVLKPGWDFEDEFEFGLELILGGLERLLSAKRRP
- a CDS encoding NAD(P)-dependent alcohol dehydrogenase encodes the protein MPTITRTMRAVTQQRYGGTDELALADVAVPTPGPGEVLVRVEAAGVDRGVWHLMTGRPLAVRLVMGLRGPRKPPGMDLCGTVVELGEGVAGFTVGDPVLGIGSGAFAEYAVAPAAKLVVRPPSLTTARAAALPISGLTALQAVRAAGVEAGQTVLVLGAAGGVGSYVVQVARHRGAIVTGVCSAAKKEFVSGLGAVRVAAYDEESIGDLGRFDVIIDTGGSRRLGELRSALTPRGTLVIVGGEGGGSWFGMGRQACAVALSPFVSQRLAMVVNSENAVDLAELTGLVANGDVVPQVERTFTLDETAAAIDHLIDGKAVGKVVVVTGSSA
- a CDS encoding DEAD/DEAH box helicase, with product MAPRSQRRSGSTRTQSRNRKGGRARDQEGIIPQLARAAREVENAVQRNNLTRLSHVKFQVVALLVREERARVKADTESSENYRSEQLQRLDGIAIILAKTATLEPALFELLGEDAVVSDAAKAMRVEMLEAAGIEVPEEEEAEEPDTAPVEQRRVVPRSVISRQLANPFLTQDFSAAERQAQLKATPRRLATWELIGPLLTSFERAAGGATACMDLPEPRSLRAPADLELMHHQGQVVAAAAAGHRTFLLADEPGLGKTAQALLAAQAADAYPMLAVVPNVVKANWAHEAELWTPGRTATVVHGDGDTVDGFADIMVVNYDILDRHVGWLGDLGFRSMVIDEAHFIKNKTSLRSRNVLALSEKIRARIARPLLMALTGTPLINDIEDFRAIWEFLGWIKPTSPGLDLMFALEETGLTPADPGFYPAARQSVIDLGIVRRRKVDVAADIPARRIADLPVELDGALGRSIRDAERELTKRLVSRYDGALQARTSGVTVEGIDHELVRRVAGWERDDTASTDENVFAMMRRIGQAKAGLAADYAAQLARSVGKVVFFARHVDVMDIAEATFAERGIGYSSIRGDQTPKARQKNIDGFLTDPDVSIVVCSLLAAGVGLNLQVASNVVLAELSWTDAEQTQAIDRVHRIGQDEPVTAWRIIAAQTIDTKIAELIDSKAGLAARALDGSDEEVTSSADLQLEALVALLLDALSERYPD